The following are encoded together in the Humulus lupulus chromosome 5, drHumLupu1.1, whole genome shotgun sequence genome:
- the LOC133778798 gene encoding 1-aminocyclopropane-1-carboxylate synthase 3-like encodes MLSKKISSDSHGQDSSYFLGWIEYEKNPYDKIHNPTGIIQMGLAENMLSFDLLEQWLAENPDAVGLRSNGQSIFQELALFQDYHGLPAFKNEMVEFMGKLRGNRVKFDADKLVLTAGATSANETLMFCLADPGDAFLLPVPYYPGFDRDLKWRTGVEIVPIQCSSSNDFKITSSALEEAYLEAQDRGLKVKGVLITNPSNPLGTTMTRDELDLLVDFAVAKEVHIVSDEIYSGTVFDDTTFISIAEVVNDRNLEVSESVRSRVHIVYSLSKDLGIPGFRVGMIYSEDENVVSAATKMSSFGLISSQTQNTLSCMLSNEKFIKKYMENSRKRLRKRKDILESGLKSGGIKCLKSNACLFCWVDLRSLLRSNTFEAEKELWKRVVYEAGLNVSPGSSCHCSEPGWFRMCFANISEETLHVAIKRFKIIADLIHCENSYLISQSDFTPSDEFDSPPYHSDRSSDE; translated from the exons CACAACCCTACCGGAATAATTCAGATGGGTCTTGCTGAGAACATg CTCTCTTTTGACCTTCTTGAACAATGGCTTGCTGAGAATCCCGACGCCGTTGGATTAAGGAGTAATGGCCAATCTATTTTTCAAGAGCTTGCTCTTTTCCAGGACTATCATGGCTTGCCTGCTTTCAAAAAT GAAATGGTGGAATTCATGGGTAAACTAAGAGGGAACAGAGTGAAATTTGATGCTGATAAGCTTGTTCTGACTGCTGGTGCAACTTCTGCCAATGAAACTCTCATGTTCTGCCTTGCTGACCCTGGCGATGCTTTTCTTCTTCCTGTTCCTTACTATccagg GTTCGATAGAGACTTAAAATGGAGAACTGGAGTTGAAATAGTTCCAATACAGTGCTCAAGCTCAAACGATTTCAAAATCACGTCATCGGCACTAGAAGAAGCTTATCTCGAAGCCCAAGATCGAGGCTTGAAAGTCAAAGGAGTACTCATAACGAACCCTTCCAACCCATTAGGCACAACCATGACCCGAGACGAGCTCGACCTGCTCGTAGATTTCGCCGTCGCCAAAGAGGTCCACATAGTCAGCGACGAAATATATTCCGGCACCGTTTTCGATGACACGACCTTCATCAGCATAGCCGAAGTCGTGAACGATCGAAACCTAGAAGTGTCTGAGTCAGTACGGAGCAGAGTCCACATAGTTTACAGTCTCTCCAAAGATCTGGGAATCCCCGGATTCCGAGTCGGCATGATCTACTCGGAAGACGAGAATGTCGTTTCGGCCGCGACCAAAATGTCGAGCTTCGGCCTCATCTCGTCCCAAACCCAGAACACGCTTTCTTGCATGTTGTCGAACGAGAAATTCATTAAAAAGTACATGGAAAACAGTAGAAAGAGGCTCAGGAAGAGGAAGGATATTCTTGAGTCGGGGCTCAAGAGCGGTGGGATCAAGTGTTTGAAGAGTAACGCTTGTTTGTTTTGTTGGGTCGATTTGAGAAGTCTTTTGAGGAGTAACACGTTCGAAGCTGAGAAAGAGCTTTGGAAGAGAGTTGTTTACGAAGCTGGGCTTAATGTCTCGCCTGGTTCGTCGTGTCATTGCTCCGAACCAGGTTGGTTCAGAATGTGCTTCGCTAACATCTCTGAAGAAACCCTACACGTGGCAATCAAGCGGTTTAAGATCATTGCTGACCTAATCCATTGTGAGAATAGTTATTTAATCTCCCAAAGTGATTTCACACCGTCTGATGAATTTGATAGCCCTCCATATCACTCTGATCGATCATCAGATGAATGA